TAACAATGGTaagatttttgttgtttaaattcTTCTAACCATGTAAATGCCACGTTTTGATAGTTTTCTAGtcgcatttaaaatattctatgTGTACTTCCTTTTCAAGCTCTCTGTATAAGCTGAAGACAGACGAGTTGCAATACTGCATTTTATTTTGTAGGTTGATTTACGACTAGCGCTAAAATTACTAACACTTTCCATTGTGTTGCTTCATGCGATTACTGACAGTGACGGTGCACATcacaaaaaatatcaatttcGTTTTGATAAACATCGTTACCACTCTCATAAGCCGTCGTATAAGCCATATAGACCATACAAGCCATATAGACCATATAAGCCATACAAGCCGTACTGTGATTTAAAATGTCAACAAGCAAAAGATGCAAAGGCTATTCGAGATATgtacaaaatggcagcaaaacTCAGTGGTGGTTTGTTTGCTGTCTCAAAAAAAGACGCAATGAATTTGACAAATTTAGCTAATCAAGAAATACGTCAACCATCAAGTCAATGTGAGCGCAAGCTACCGAAATTCACTTCATGCAAAATTGAAGAATTGCAGCATATATACAGCACATCACCATGCAAAACAACTAACGTAACAAAAAACGATGAGATTGACGAAATGCAGAATGAAGTTGatcatgatgatgatgacattaTGAGAGACGATGATGATGGATCAGTAACAACAATCAGAAGACCATGTTTAGCACGTGGCAGCACAAGTTTGAACAATAACTTACGCTTGTGTGAGAAATGTGCTGCTACAACTGTGTTGGCACAAAACATGTAAGTCGTTTATtgttttacacatttttatGGGGATATAGGGGATATACTGTTTACATTTATTTACAGCAAAtgttgcatttatttttttagtaaaattgtCCGTATGGGCAGATGTAATGTCGTTTTAGCCTAGTGCAGAATATACTCAAAGGAGTAGGtcaaaaaacaggaaaaaataagggttttgacaaaaaattatacATACAGACATCACTTGGGACATGTATATGGATTGCGGAAAAGTTGTCACATTACTTGGTTTAAATTCTCAAACCAATTTTAAGCCGCTATTATCGTACGTAAAAAATATCTCTTAAAACAAAACGTTACACACGGAGGAGTGGCAATACGGCACTGCAAAACATAATCtgtcataaaaaaaaataaataaaaataaaaataatcataCAGCAGATTTTAAACACGCGTATCTAAAATAACTTCAAACAATAGCTTGTCTAGGTAATCGTCCATAATGGCTGTTTACCAGTACAACCACATGCGTTTATTAGTGTTATCAAACATCATTAGATGTGTTGATTATGTAATATATTGCCATAGATTGATGAAATATGAAAGTGTATAAAGTATATGTATAAGGAAAAGCTATGCTGGTACTTAGTTACTTCTCTATAACAATAACTGTATTTTGTGTGTTTAATGGCTACACACAGTTTTGTTACGGATCTTCCTCAgagtatataattttttgatgAACAAAACAGTCGACAAATGACTAGTCTAATAAATATGTGACAAGTCAAACCACTTACGggttttattgttattatcaAAAGTATTATACTACTAACCAACGTCCTAAAACCTGGTAAAACTGCTCCTAAAACATAAGCATGTCTTATGTACTAAATGCATGTATGTGACCTATTTGATGACTCTTTATGATCTTAAAAACAACCAATTCATAGACGTTTCATTACGAAATCAGGTTAAAAGATGAAATTTTGAGaacaaatttgttttataaaaaaatttactacAGGTGTAAAGTTGAGGAATATCTGACAATATGACCTCATGTATGTATTTGTTTTCTATATCTAACGTAACAGTTGTGTGAGAATATTTAACAAAAAGCGAGTAAGAAAAAGTATTTCATCTTTATTCACGGTTAGTTACGCGTAAAGAAActctattatatttttaaaaaatcttaaagGTTAGGTAAATTCTTCATAAAGCCAGCGCAAACAAGTTAAATATATTGCAactattattaaaaaagtttgattatttacaaaaattgtCTTTACGACAAAAAAACCTTGTTACTATGGCAAAATATCACTCATGTGCAAAATTATGGTTTTTAAATTGGATGACACAcgcagaaaaaaaagaattaaaaatgttaattttgcaTGAATAATTGTATCGTTTCCTTACTCATCATTCACAACGATTCTAGTGACGAGAACACTTAGAAAGTCTTAGCAGTGGATGTAATATTATGTTAGCATTTCACCTACGCAGTCGTTGGGCGTTTCTAATGGAAAAAGCGTATAGTAATTTTTGACTGGCCACCCAGGACGGATTTATCAACTTTCTATGATTTTTAAGGAAAGTTTAACAGAGGGGGAGTTTAATAAAAGATTTATGGCAAGCCTAGTACACAAAGGACTGacacaaattttttatataataagatAGTAAAGAATCCATCAACATATTTTCGTTCGTGCACTAAAAAAAGCAACAGGAATTCAACAGTGGCTTTCGTGTGTCCGTAAAGCGATTTGTTTTTCTTGCGAACGGACAGACATAAAACGGTTGTTAtcattatagagactagtcgttagcccgtggaaaaatccacggaatCCTACTTATTTTCCATATCAGTATTTCCTATATCCTTCTTCACCTGTTAACATAAAGTAATATAATTAATTAGCAGTGGATCAAAATGAAGCTGCAGTGCAATCATTTTGCACAAAGACAAAAAAACGGATATTAATGTAAGAGACTAGCTAGTTAACACGGTGTTTGACGCCCCCTTGATTTTAGTACATGTATACAGTGTGTCATAAATCCATTGCAGTACAACGAAACACCAATTTCAGTGTAATGTATTTTCAAATAATGTAACAGACTTTTCCCAACATCCGAAATACCACATATATCATATCAAAAAACAGTAAGCcagcatttttttaagaaatacatTCCAGGATGTTCAAACATTATTCGTGAGTAACGCGGGGTTGTGGGCCTAGCACAGAAAAACCATGTCGCATATCGAAGTAAATCGCTTAACACATTGCAGCATTTTAGGCGCTAggatttttcacaaaataatcAAGTTTGAATGAAAACTCAAGCCACACCCTGTCAATACCCTGCGTATCTAAAACCGCCCAATATTTTATTTCTGATAGAATAAATTTCGTAAAAAGTGATCATGGGCAAAAAGAAACAGTTGGCTGTATCTACCTAATCACACTAAAATAGTAAACAGTTTTCTTTATACTCTTGTTGCATTGACGCTTAAAGTTACAGGCACCTGGCTACATTAAAGCAAAAAACAATACTATAAGAAATTTTGCAGCActtaataaattgaaaaataaagaaatgtggCTGCTCTTTTGTTAGCTAGCAAAACCTAAACTGAAGctttgttaaataaataaaattagatTGGTGAAAAtagcacacaaaaaataaatttgtttatgCTAAAATTCATTACACGAAACATAGCTCTCTCTCCCTCTAATTAAGATTTATAAATCGtcaaaaaaatgttgatatATTTATCTGAACATGTGAAATCTTCTTGAAATCTCGTCAATCCAACGCAAACGTcgacatataaaaaaaaacttagtgGTTATTATATAAGAGGGGTCCTCGTGACTGGTGACATGATCACAGAAAATGTGTGGTATAACACGACCTGCAATGTATAGTAACACCCATTTCTTACAAGaggtaagggggggggggggttataTAGAATTTTAttagatattttaaaagacAAAGAAATACGTTCaaaagttgtttattttcagaCAACATTTATCCCAACAGTCGTCGGTGCCTTATTTATTTGATCATTTACTGTCTTTGGGCGCAACCCGATTCTTTGGGCGCAACCCGCTTTATAGATTGCCTAAAGTAACCTAGTTTGTTATTGACGCTTATAATAGTTTAAATTGTCAACAAGACGTTGTTCAATTGTAATAATCATATCGATTGTTAAAGATTGAGAAAAACCGCTGAATCATTCTTAATTAGCATTTATAAATtgcattcttattaatttgagcTCTGGCATTATTTcacaattattttatttattacttcTTCTAATTATGGTTATTATTTTTGCTTTTAGTTTCCTTTATAGAAATCCAACATTGTAATTAACGTCTCATTAATACTACGTTATGGCTCCTCATGCTGAAATTTCCACGAGCTCAGAAGATAATCTGAGCATGCGCACAGTACTGTCATAAATTAATTTACCACTAAGAAATATAAATGATCAGCTCTCGCGCTGTGTGGCTTACATTGCGTTTTGAAATTGATTTGTTAAAATCAAAgctattttaaatttgttttaaccTAGTCAGTCACAAGAAATGTTACATAATTTTCTTACATTAACCATTTTTCTGTCCTCTTCAATCGAGAGCTActaacaatgttttcaaaagtgCGTCATAAAACTCAAGAATGACCCCTTCATGCTgaccatttttttacttttttagaaaCGCTAAATATAAATAATCTTCTATGCAATCAGTTTAAAACTTCCTTTGGCATACATAACTTAAGtgaactaaaaaaaaacttcaCTATTGCCAAACTTCAGTGGTAGAAATAGTAAATATTTTGAGGGATTGATTTTTGGGTTTGCTTAAGGCAAACTTACACAAACTGCTAAAACATTGGCTTATTTctattttattaataaaattggatgagaattagtaaaaaaaaattgtcacaagtatgaatttatatttaaaatcatTCATAAGATTTTTCTATACGCATTTTATTCCCGCGAAAAAATAATAACGCCGCTAACTAGCAAGAAACCCCACCGACCTCTACTTCAAAACACTAAAACAATGTCCAACAACAAAACTGTAACgacattaacaaaatttaatcGATACCTGCcagtatatttttataatcaGAATTTGAAATGCTAATTGactattaaaaatataatctcGGCATTCTTttcaaattgtaatttttgcaaTTACATTACTGAAATGCAATAGATGTGTGACGCGGGTGCTTAGAACAGAAACCAACGGATAGATTAATCACGTACATCACTAGTTAAACAATATAGAAGCTAACGCATTTAAAATAGGCTTAACTCAGAAATTAGAGAGGGATACATTGCACGTCAAATTCATGCTGGAGGGCGGAGGGCGGAGGGCGAATGAAAAGTTACAACTCGCGATTGATAAAACGAATGACTTTATTATTTGTGAGCTGTACAGGCGACCattgatttttttcttgacgccaATTTGAGGTTTTAAAGTTTGGGATTCAATGCATGCCCAATGCATTTCGCTCCGTAAGATGATTAGTTAATTTACCAAGTTCCTTTTCTCTTAAGCATTATTTATTGTTCACATACTTTGAGGATAGAAAGTGTTTTAGAgaattcgcaaaagttttttcctGCAAGAACCTTATTTTCGTGGAGCCGCGAAAAAATTTGCGGTAAATATGAACCTCAtacgtttttttgttgttgttaagtgTGCGTTATATTTGCTAAGAAAGAAGTAATAATTTACTGTCACTGCTACCATCTTTACCTTCTTAATTTattgaataatttattttagattTCCGCGATATCTTAACGAAGTTATTTGCGACCCCCGGAAATCAAGATGTCTACGAGGCGAAGGGCGATGTttgcaaaattatatttttgtggAGTTTCGAAAAGATACAAAAGAAGTTGGCTTTGCAAGATTGGGCGAATGGATCAAAATTCAACAAAGAGTTCGTACATCCTGTTCATGTCAAGTCCTTCCAAACTCACATTTATTTAGACGCTGGGTGAACTAAACAATtgtggatttttttattttttttaagcaaaTGGTATGCACAAGAAAAGCAGACATGTAAAAGAATTAACACTATCTATTATAAATGTGCTTGTTTGAATtgatattcttttttaaatacaacaaaAAGTTAAGATTTTTTGGAGTAGATTTATTCGTTACCTTAGGTacctaaattaaattttatatcgTATCGAGTATCGTAGTTTAATACTCAACCTTAATCTCGGGATCTTCTACAACTTTAAAATAGAAAAGAGTTTTCGCaggctaaaaatatttttgcgcgTACGCAATAATAATCTGCTCAGCGTGTAATCCTGCTTTAACTACTTAGAGACTTAAACCAAAACCAATAATACTGTATGTAGTGTCTTTACCTTctttttccattattactaaTGCTCGTTGCTCGTCCATATATAATCGTCTTCTTCAAAGATCTAAAAAGAAGTTGTTACGTACGCCTTCACATTCAACATTTATttctaactagtcgttagcccgccgaaaaatccacaggttcgcccgtcctttttataccgcattgcgtgtgtctcgctacttgcgcagataagctaccatttttcgtgacagacagacagacgtatacgggtgttATAATATAGACAAGTCacttttgacgcacgaacagacagacgacggctattattatagagactagtcgttgcccgtggaaaagcacgattttctaactcagcgacAGAAAAAAAATGCGGCTATTACTAAAGAGATAAATAAATGGCGCGCTCAAGGAGCTTATTTGAAGCCAATACTATTTATTTCAATTAACAATTTAAGAATCTTCTGAAATTTCTGTGTTTTTGTTGCTGATGCTGCTCTCGAAATTCTGTTCACAAGTAATTGCGCCAACAGTGATACTAATACACAGTGGTTGCAgatgagaaaaaagcaaaagaatTATCAGTAGCTTGAGAGAGAATAGAATTATAAGAAAATTTATATCTTGAattattgttcttattttatcaaaaaattaagaCGCAGCTTCTTAGTTTTTAAACTAATAAAATGaggctgttcttatttttttttttttttttttttttgtttaaaaactcTGACTCGCgattctataaatttgttctattaaaattaaaacgtaCAGCTAGACTGTTTTATGACTGGACTAACAAAACTCAATGTGAAAGGcatcttgttttttgtttgttttttgtttgtttgtttttcttctcaAGAAAAGGTATTCTAGCTGACAGTATCAAGTACTTTCCAAATCGAATGTGCCCATATATTAGTCGCAGAAATTgtcgtttaaaaaaaattctgtattaATTGTTATTCGTTCTTATGAAAATtctcagaaaaataaaattctacaggccttttataaagaaaaaacttactttttttacGTTAAAATCATCTGTATCGTGTTATTTCTTCTTTGCAATAAACAAACCCCGTAtcaccaattttttaaaaagtcgtACAAAAATTCGCGCCAAGTGGAAAATTGAAGTTAATTTCATAACTCTCCATGTCGGTTGTTATAACTTTGCCGTGTAGCCTTGTAATAAAATCCAATTATCGTCAAAGGGGGAGAGATTCAATGATGGAATCCACGTTCTGAAATGGTTAAGtcgtttaaaagaaaaatggtgTTTAGTTCAGGTGTTAAGGTACGTGTGTTGagtgtttttttaagaatttactTTCTGTTTAGAAATTTTTCGCCGAAAACCGTGTCCTGCCGTAATTAAGTAGCGATTTCTTTCACAAAATGTATctagattttttataaaacaagttTCTAAAAGTGCGTCCAAAAGGATTGTACAAATTTCTGACATTTCTGGGCGAAAGTGTGGTTTTGCATAGTTTATGCAGTCTTGCAGTTATTAATATGGATGTGGCTAAAACTCATTCTTGTCCGTTTTTCATTGTAATACAACATATTAAAAAACAGACACAAATCTTTCAAAACACTAGTACAGTGAATATATACGTAGACGGTTATGCACGATTAACATACCTTAAggaaagaaattttcgcggaatATATTTTCGCGAATCGTGTTCCCTGGTCAGTATTTCTCCCCTTAAGATATGAAACGCGACATGCAACACTGAACAAGACATAAATTACGGTCTACGATAATAAAACCATATTGCATGGACAGAAGCACTACATACAACTACAGTAGAATTCTGTTTAGTCGTACCCTGATTAAGTTGGACATTCGCTCAGTAGTACGGATTTCTTATCCTCCTTGGATTGACGACCTCAATGAAGCCAAAATGCCCCGCTTAAGTCGTACCCCGGATAGCTTGGACATTCACTCAC
This DNA window, taken from Hydractinia symbiolongicarpus strain clone_291-10 chromosome 15, HSymV2.1, whole genome shotgun sequence, encodes the following:
- the LOC130628640 gene encoding uncharacterized protein LOC130628640, coding for MDFLFLCNLLESKKSSRRRIRKVSVNYLILDFLKDKSFCLGSHLTMVDLRLALKLLTLSIVLLHAITDSDGAHHKKYQFRFDKHRYHSHKPSYKPYRPYKPYRPYKPYKPYCDLKCQQAKDAKAIRDMYKMAAKLSGGLFAVSKKDAMNLTNLANQEIRQPSSQCERKLPKFTSCKIEELQHIYSTSPCKTTNVTKNDEIDEMQNEVDHDDDDIMRDDDDGSVTTIRRPCLARGSTSLNNNLRLCEKCAATTVLAQNIFPRYLNEVICDPRKSRCLRGEGRCLQNYIFVEFRKDTKEVGFARLGEWIKIQQRVRTSCSCQVLPNSHLFRRWVN